In Streptomyces sp. NBC_00878, a single window of DNA contains:
- the nac gene encoding nitrogen assimilation transcriptional regulator NAC, with the protein MDTRRLYSFVKIVDAGSITRAADILHIAQPALSQQLSALEAQFKQQLLIRSKRGVAPTEAGRALYRHAQLILRQIDLAQAAVDVSGREPAGSVSVGLAPYSMGAALALPLLRSVRERYPEILLHINENFGGVISEAIMTGRMDMAFIYGAGPLRGVQFEPLRSEDLFLIAAPGGSVPSGDGDVSLEELAGVPLLLPSRIHTIRQVVDAAFQQASLEPRVVGEIESVLTLISAVGADVGATVLPWSAARATLDVRNLVVRRIINPAITVKLSLCTSDHQPLSEPAHAVHDLFHELITEFSEDNASVERSG; encoded by the coding sequence ATGGACACCAGGCGTCTCTACTCGTTCGTGAAGATCGTGGATGCCGGGAGCATCACGCGTGCGGCCGACATCCTGCACATCGCTCAGCCCGCGCTCAGCCAGCAGCTCTCGGCCCTGGAGGCCCAGTTCAAGCAGCAGCTGCTGATCCGCAGCAAACGAGGCGTGGCCCCGACCGAGGCGGGCCGCGCGCTGTACCGGCACGCGCAGCTCATCCTGCGCCAGATCGACCTCGCCCAGGCGGCGGTCGACGTCTCCGGACGGGAGCCCGCCGGCAGTGTCTCGGTGGGGCTCGCCCCCTACAGCATGGGCGCCGCACTCGCGCTGCCGCTGCTCAGGAGCGTGCGCGAGCGCTACCCCGAGATCCTGCTGCACATCAACGAGAACTTCGGCGGCGTGATCAGCGAGGCGATCATGACCGGCCGGATGGACATGGCGTTCATCTACGGGGCCGGGCCGTTGCGGGGCGTGCAGTTCGAGCCGCTGCGCTCCGAGGACCTGTTCCTGATCGCCGCACCGGGCGGATCCGTACCTTCCGGGGACGGCGACGTCTCCCTCGAAGAGCTGGCCGGTGTCCCGCTGCTGCTGCCCAGCCGCATCCACACCATCAGGCAGGTCGTCGACGCCGCGTTCCAGCAGGCCTCGCTCGAACCCAGGGTCGTCGGCGAGATCGAGTCGGTCCTGACCCTGATCAGCGCGGTGGGCGCCGACGTCGGCGCGACGGTCCTGCCCTGGTCCGCGGCGCGCGCGACCCTCGACGTACGAAATCTCGTGGTACGGCGGATCATCAATCCGGCGATCACGGTGAAACTGTCCCTGTGCACCTCCGACCACCAGCCGCTGTCGGAACCCGCACACGCCGTGCACGACCTGTTCCATGAATTGATCACGGAATTCAGTGAGGACAACGCCTCCGTGGAGCGCTCCGGATAG
- a CDS encoding Gfo/Idh/MocA family oxidoreductase yields MGLPPVRPAAIADANVALGEDAARRYGFEKALPSWEAVAEDPAIGAVSIIVGNALHRPIAEALVAAGKHVL; encoded by the coding sequence ATGGGCCTGCCGCCGGTCCGGCCGGCCGCGATCGCCGATGCCAACGTGGCACTCGGCGAGGACGCCGCCCGCCGCTACGGGTTCGAGAAGGCGCTTCCGAGCTGGGAGGCCGTCGCCGAGGACCCGGCCATCGGCGCCGTCAGCATCATCGTGGGCAACGCGCTGCACCGCCCCATCGCGGAGGCGCTGGTCGCGGCGGGCAAGCACGTGCTGTGA
- a CDS encoding LamB/YcsF family protein — MTHRVDLVADLGEGFGAYTMGDDEALLDVLTSANIACGFHAGDPRIMDATVRHCVRRGVAVGAHPSFPDLVGFGRRAMDLTPDEVRTDVLYQVGALHAFAVAHGTRVRHVAPHGRLGNLVATRPDYAAAVADAVASLDPSLIVLAQDGELADAARARGLRVGIVGIADRAYRDDGTLVPRSEPGAVIHEEKDIAERTIRMVTEGVIRSVGGRDIPVDCDTVLLHGDTPGAISLAHRVRKELLAAGVEITALADVLDGKAA; from the coding sequence ATGACGCACAGGGTTGATCTCGTGGCCGACCTCGGTGAGGGGTTCGGCGCCTACACCATGGGCGACGACGAGGCCCTCCTCGATGTGCTGACATCGGCGAACATCGCGTGCGGATTCCACGCGGGCGATCCACGCATCATGGACGCCACCGTCCGCCACTGTGTGCGGCGCGGCGTGGCCGTGGGCGCCCACCCGAGCTTTCCCGATCTCGTCGGGTTCGGCCGCCGCGCGATGGATCTGACGCCGGACGAGGTCCGCACCGACGTGCTCTACCAGGTCGGTGCGCTCCATGCCTTCGCGGTGGCGCACGGCACCCGCGTACGGCATGTGGCGCCGCACGGGCGACTGGGCAACCTGGTCGCGACCCGGCCCGACTACGCGGCGGCCGTGGCCGACGCGGTCGCCTCGCTCGACCCGTCGCTGATCGTGCTGGCCCAGGACGGCGAGCTCGCCGACGCCGCCCGCGCCCGCGGTCTGCGGGTGGGCATCGTCGGGATCGCCGACCGCGCCTACCGCGACGACGGCACGCTGGTGCCGAGGAGCGAGCCCGGCGCGGTCATCCACGAGGAGAAGGACATCGCCGAGCGGACGATCCGCATGGTGACCGAGGGCGTCATACGCAGCGTCGGCGGCCGTGACATCCCGGTCGACTGCGACACCGTGCTGCTGCACGGCGACACCCCGGGCGCGATCTCCCTCGCCCACCGCGTGCGCAAGGAACTGCTCGCCGCCGGCGTCGAGATCACAGCCCTGGCCGACGTGCTCGACGGCAAGGCGGCCTGA
- a CDS encoding D-glycerate dehydrogenase: MKQHVLSTRADLPGGGLARLAAQAEVVGWTGTGKPDPADLAVLAKGVSGILALGNDRVDADLLDAAGPTLRVVALASMGYDAVDRDAAAERGVVVTHTPGVLAETTADLTFSLILMARRRLGAARDTLAAGRWDLFRMNDFLGLDVHGATLGLIGYGQIGRAVARRSQGFGMRVLHHDPYAPDDTLSTSVDLPTLLAEADVVSLHVPLTPGTRHLIGAAELAAMKPTATLVSTSRGGVIDEDALLRALRDGVIHSAGLDVFEREPMGHELSPLVAEPHMITLPHIGSATEATRAAMVDLAVDNIQDVLAGAPARTPLPGSPATPGQGTAPLPDGGSGAR; this comes from the coding sequence ATGAAGCAGCACGTGCTCAGCACCCGGGCCGACCTTCCCGGCGGGGGCCTCGCACGCCTGGCGGCCCAGGCCGAGGTCGTGGGCTGGACGGGCACGGGCAAGCCCGATCCGGCGGATCTGGCGGTACTCGCGAAGGGCGTCAGCGGGATCCTGGCCCTCGGCAACGACCGGGTGGACGCCGACCTGCTGGACGCGGCCGGGCCCACGCTGCGGGTCGTGGCGCTGGCGAGCATGGGCTACGACGCGGTCGACCGGGACGCGGCCGCCGAACGCGGCGTCGTGGTCACCCACACGCCCGGCGTCCTCGCCGAGACCACCGCAGACCTCACCTTCTCGCTCATCCTCATGGCCCGCAGGCGACTCGGCGCCGCCCGCGACACCCTGGCCGCCGGTCGGTGGGATCTGTTCCGGATGAACGACTTTCTGGGCCTGGACGTGCACGGTGCCACGCTCGGCCTGATCGGCTACGGCCAGATCGGACGAGCGGTGGCACGCCGCTCCCAGGGCTTCGGCATGCGGGTCCTGCACCACGACCCGTACGCCCCCGACGACACGCTCTCCACCTCGGTGGACCTGCCCACCCTCCTCGCCGAGGCCGACGTGGTCTCGCTGCACGTGCCACTGACCCCGGGGACACGTCACCTCATCGGCGCCGCCGAACTGGCGGCCATGAAGCCCACCGCCACCCTCGTCAGCACCTCGCGCGGTGGCGTCATCGACGAGGACGCCCTGCTGCGTGCCCTGCGCGACGGCGTCATCCACTCGGCCGGTCTCGACGTCTTCGAGCGCGAGCCCATGGGACACGAACTCTCCCCGCTGGTCGCCGAGCCCCACATGATCACGCTCCCGCACATCGGTTCGGCCACCGAGGCCACACGGGCCGCGATGGTGGACCTGGCCGTGGACAACATCCAGGACGTACTCGCCGGAGCCCCGGCACGTACGCCGCTGCCGGGCAGCCCGGCCACCCCGGGACAGGGCACGGCCCCGCTCCCGGACGGCGGGAGCGGGGCCAGGTAA
- a CDS encoding IclR family transcriptional regulator has translation MKGTQAFEGSTVPGEDGSTGADSNRLVGSDRVLAVLKELARYADGVGLEELTRVIGSPKPTVHRALGALRRAGLADQDARGRYVLGDEFLRMAFAHHEARPEHVRIRPALAALAQRFGETAHYAVLDGREVVYRAKVDPPTGAVRLTSTVGGRNPAHTTAVGKLLLAHQLDTLDDVEAWIGGIPLIRRTPRTLYTAAALHRELRVTRERGYGLDDQENETGVNCLALPVYATSPTTPSGALSISALAYRTPLASLVDALDEIRAVLAPLGKPLGEPMGEPRR, from the coding sequence ATGAAGGGTACGCAGGCGTTCGAGGGATCGACAGTCCCCGGCGAGGACGGCTCAACAGGCGCTGACAGCAACCGACTTGTGGGGTCGGACCGGGTACTCGCCGTCCTCAAGGAACTCGCCCGGTACGCCGACGGGGTGGGCCTGGAGGAGCTGACGCGGGTGATCGGCAGCCCCAAGCCGACCGTGCACCGGGCGCTCGGTGCCCTGCGCCGGGCCGGGCTGGCCGACCAGGACGCCCGCGGCCGGTATGTGCTCGGCGACGAGTTCCTCCGCATGGCCTTCGCCCACCACGAGGCCCGCCCCGAGCACGTCCGTATCCGGCCCGCGCTCGCCGCGCTGGCCCAGCGGTTCGGCGAGACCGCGCACTACGCGGTCCTCGACGGCCGCGAGGTCGTCTACCGAGCCAAGGTCGACCCGCCCACCGGCGCGGTCCGCTTGACCTCGACGGTGGGCGGCCGCAACCCGGCGCACACCACCGCCGTCGGAAAGCTGCTGCTCGCCCACCAGTTGGACACACTCGACGACGTCGAGGCGTGGATCGGCGGGATACCCCTGATACGCCGCACTCCGCGGACCCTGTACACGGCCGCCGCCCTGCACCGCGAACTCCGCGTCACCCGCGAGCGCGGTTACGGCCTCGACGACCAGGAGAACGAAACCGGTGTCAACTGCCTGGCCCTGCCCGTGTACGCGACCTCGCCGACGACTCCCTCCGGCGCTCTGAGCATCAGCGCGCTGGCGTACCGGACGCCCCTGGCATCCCTGGTCGACGCACTCGACGAGATCCGTGCCGTACTCGCGCCGCTGGGAAAGCCGCTGGGAGAGCCGATGGGAGAGCCGCGCCGATGA
- a CDS encoding zinc-binding dehydrogenase, with product MKDPLLMRAFVLTGPGKYAVQEVPAPVAVPGEVVVDVERVGVCGTDVEFFTGAMAYLHQGHSTYPTRIGHEWAGRVAAVGDGVDPAWIGRRVMGDTMLGCGRCRRCRRGHQHVCEQRQEVGIRGPRPGALAEQLAVPASSLHVLPDSVDAVLGALVEPGGNALRAAEAAALRSGDRALVLGPGTIGLLVAMFARAAGAEVHLMGRTEESLAFARTLGFTHVSTEESVPDLPFDAVIDASNSAHLPGLALELVEPAGRVVYVGLAGEPSLIDTRTLALKDVTAVGVLSASPGLAATIRAYADGSVDPRPLVAATVGLDQVGEVLAGIRPAHAGPGPKIHVDPRLS from the coding sequence ATGAAGGACCCGCTTCTCATGCGCGCCTTCGTACTGACCGGCCCCGGGAAGTACGCGGTCCAGGAGGTACCGGCGCCGGTGGCCGTTCCCGGCGAGGTCGTCGTCGATGTCGAGCGGGTCGGCGTGTGCGGAACCGACGTCGAGTTCTTCACCGGTGCGATGGCCTATCTCCACCAGGGCCACTCCACCTACCCGACGCGGATCGGGCACGAGTGGGCCGGTCGCGTGGCCGCGGTCGGCGACGGCGTCGATCCCGCCTGGATCGGCAGGCGGGTCATGGGCGACACCATGCTCGGCTGCGGCCGCTGCCGCCGTTGCCGCCGGGGTCACCAGCACGTGTGCGAGCAGCGCCAGGAGGTCGGCATCCGCGGGCCTCGGCCCGGCGCTCTGGCGGAGCAACTCGCGGTACCCGCCTCCTCGTTGCACGTGCTGCCCGACTCCGTCGACGCCGTACTCGGCGCACTGGTGGAGCCGGGCGGCAACGCCCTGCGCGCCGCGGAGGCCGCCGCCCTGCGGTCCGGCGACCGGGCGTTGGTGCTGGGCCCGGGGACCATAGGGCTGCTGGTAGCGATGTTCGCGCGCGCCGCCGGTGCGGAGGTGCACCTGATGGGCCGCACCGAAGAGTCACTCGCCTTCGCCCGTACGCTCGGCTTCACACATGTGTCGACGGAGGAGTCCGTGCCGGACCTGCCGTTCGACGCGGTGATCGATGCCTCCAACTCCGCCCATCTGCCCGGCCTGGCCCTGGAGCTGGTGGAGCCGGCGGGCCGCGTCGTGTACGTGGGACTCGCCGGTGAGCCCAGCCTGATCGACACCCGCACCCTCGCCCTCAAGGACGTCACGGCGGTCGGCGTCCTGTCCGCCTCCCCAGGCCTCGCCGCCACCATCCGCGCCTACGCCGACGGCTCCGTCGATCCCAGGCCGCTCGTCGCCGCGACGGTGGGCCTGGACCAGGTCGGTGAGGTCCTGGCCGGCATCCGCCCGGCCCATGCCGGGCCGGGTCCCAAGATCCATGTCGATCCCCGGCTGAGCTGA